A stretch of the uncultured Desulfobacter sp. genome encodes the following:
- a CDS encoding NAD-glutamate dehydrogenase domain-containing protein — translation MVNLLSDISRSPHIIDRADALNLNIRILYEAVIDLSAQGLITAHCINLAAGILLNDLGLPSYFFENITKDSLKQILSSITSSIAVQDDRVVLVGRVAHIDFDLGQGSDVQRVRIATRDTRDAMEKLMESMISGHRREYYYSRENEYYTYIFRPETVNDFTKHEFETSAFLFNLAGDYTATPEPTRMRYEKFLKECRASVRPLVKVFKLPDTEETRIMFNSNFATPQIPIFRQLLKDHGFTLMRAYWEPYWDGTEVPTSICSLYLQGEMSRTREIELIRDIQDFLAFNVGPVTTLYVDGKLTYKEMLFAGNAIAFTRIFIFSENNAQSDQAIMSRLDDRACEESFADRIHKAARAAFDTGTIEAVVMVHPELLEALYELFARRFDPTQALGSADDATEQFETFHQMCRTRLAEHPTALQIFRFMTKFVAQCCKTNFYIPDKRAYSFRLDSGILDPLVYSRPVYGIFFINGHYAAGVHMRSADIARGGLRLVTTGPADYERQMGNAARLSFILGQARRLKHKDICEDGASGVIVPHPVYGEYAGDAVLDFTEGILDITLPNDYVIDYYGRPEMLFFEPDRGTADFMDTVTLRAKVRGNPHWRTIATEKGCGVFHYNYGILNNGKLFGLLPAGDGLSDLQVDGKSQMVTRDIGKLRKKISGNIKTIGMATTAMMTAFRTLIHHHNVREKDLNLMVIGGPGGRLVGNELLCCRGRICLAIDNKALLFDPTGLDPGELEKLALAARAGSAVGALAFPSDKLSPDGFKVPVTAVRTFLPDGAMVEDGFLFHRDFLFNPDMRAYIRSAGIRGCLPCGGFKEGVTGRTVLSFLENFKELEFIVEGASLFFDNSARRHIAANTDIRHLKDTTANKGGVFSSVMAEVLPGFLLGDQYEGALIEDSKVGGALIREIIGLIETHVAAETKILLHRCDADQGIPLLAQSEKAGEDILSLQQTFHTRLNTMLKQKSLVWKILAAYIPQTLVQVVGKKRIIDILNSDAMQAYRDAIITKQLAAKAFYRFGSEWDSFTSALEKKFTGTVADLAACPCPEFTIEGDGTITIPDTKKAAAREFPCSR, via the coding sequence ATGGTCAACCTGCTGTCCGATATCAGCCGGTCCCCCCATATCATTGACCGCGCCGACGCCCTCAACCTCAACATCAGGATTCTATACGAAGCGGTTATTGATCTTTCCGCCCAGGGCCTGATCACCGCTCATTGTATTAATCTGGCCGCAGGTATACTGCTCAATGATTTGGGCCTTCCCAGCTATTTTTTTGAAAATATCACCAAGGATTCTCTCAAACAGATCCTCTCTTCCATCACTTCCAGCATTGCCGTTCAGGATGACCGGGTGGTCCTGGTGGGCCGGGTGGCCCACATCGACTTTGACCTGGGGCAGGGCAGTGACGTCCAGCGGGTCCGCATTGCCACCCGGGATACCCGGGACGCCATGGAAAAATTGATGGAAAGCATGATATCCGGACACCGCAGGGAATATTATTACAGCCGGGAAAATGAATACTACACCTATATTTTCCGGCCGGAGACCGTAAACGATTTCACCAAACATGAGTTCGAGACTTCCGCCTTTCTTTTCAACCTTGCCGGGGATTACACGGCAACCCCCGAACCTACACGCATGCGGTATGAAAAATTTTTAAAAGAGTGCAGGGCATCGGTTAGGCCCCTGGTCAAAGTCTTCAAGCTGCCGGATACCGAAGAAACCCGGATTATGTTCAACTCGAATTTTGCCACCCCCCAGATTCCCATTTTTAGGCAGTTGCTTAAAGACCACGGTTTCACACTCATGCGCGCCTATTGGGAACCCTATTGGGACGGTACTGAGGTGCCCACGTCCATCTGTTCACTCTATCTGCAAGGAGAAATGTCCCGGACTCGGGAAATCGAACTGATTCGAGATATTCAGGATTTTTTGGCATTTAATGTCGGCCCTGTTACGACCCTTTACGTGGACGGAAAGTTGACCTACAAGGAAATGCTTTTTGCCGGCAATGCCATTGCTTTTACAAGGATATTCATCTTCTCGGAAAATAATGCCCAAAGCGATCAAGCCATTATGTCCCGTCTGGATGACAGGGCCTGTGAGGAGTCGTTTGCCGACCGGATTCACAAGGCCGCCCGGGCTGCCTTTGACACCGGAACCATCGAGGCCGTGGTCATGGTCCATCCCGAGTTGCTTGAAGCCTTATATGAATTATTCGCCCGCCGATTTGATCCGACCCAGGCACTTGGGTCGGCAGATGACGCAACTGAACAATTTGAGACGTTTCACCAGATGTGCCGGACCCGGCTGGCAGAACACCCCACGGCTCTGCAAATTTTTCGGTTTATGACAAAATTTGTGGCCCAGTGTTGTAAGACCAACTTTTACATTCCGGACAAACGGGCGTACAGTTTCCGCCTGGACAGTGGTATCCTGGACCCCTTGGTTTACAGCCGACCTGTTTACGGGATTTTTTTTATCAATGGACATTATGCCGCAGGCGTCCACATGCGCTCTGCCGACATTGCCCGAGGTGGTTTACGTCTGGTAACAACGGGCCCGGCGGATTACGAAAGACAGATGGGAAATGCGGCTCGGCTCAGCTTTATCCTGGGTCAGGCCCGGCGTCTCAAGCACAAGGATATTTGTGAAGATGGTGCCTCCGGGGTGATCGTTCCCCACCCGGTCTATGGTGAATATGCCGGGGATGCAGTACTGGATTTCACCGAAGGCATTCTGGATATTACACTTCCTAATGACTATGTAATAGATTATTACGGGCGTCCTGAAATGCTCTTTTTCGAACCGGACCGGGGTACGGCAGATTTTATGGATACCGTGACACTCAGGGCAAAGGTGCGGGGAAATCCACACTGGCGGACCATTGCCACGGAAAAAGGCTGCGGCGTTTTTCATTATAATTACGGTATTTTGAACAATGGCAAATTGTTCGGGCTGCTGCCGGCCGGGGATGGTCTCAGCGACCTGCAAGTCGACGGGAAATCCCAGATGGTCACCCGGGATATAGGAAAACTTAGAAAAAAAATAAGTGGGAACATCAAAACCATAGGTATGGCCACCACGGCCATGATGACCGCTTTCCGCACCTTGATTCATCATCATAATGTCCGGGAAAAAGATTTGAACCTCATGGTCATCGGCGGACCCGGTGGCCGGCTGGTAGGCAATGAGCTGCTCTGCTGCCGAGGCCGGATCTGTCTGGCCATCGATAATAAGGCGCTTCTCTTTGATCCGACGGGATTGGATCCCGGTGAATTGGAAAAATTGGCTTTGGCCGCCCGTGCCGGTTCTGCCGTCGGCGCTTTGGCCTTTCCTTCGGACAAGCTTTCCCCCGATGGATTTAAGGTGCCGGTTACAGCCGTACGCACCTTCCTGCCCGACGGTGCCATGGTTGAAGACGGCTTTCTTTTTCACAGGGACTTCCTGTTTAACCCGGACATGAGGGCGTACATCCGCAGCGCGGGCATCCGGGGCTGTCTGCCCTGCGGCGGATTCAAGGAGGGTGTTACCGGAAGAACCGTTCTATCCTTTCTGGAAAATTTCAAGGAGCTTGAATTCATCGTGGAAGGCGCCAGCCTCTTTTTCGACAACAGTGCCCGTCGGCATATTGCGGCAAACACCGACATCCGTCACCTCAAGGATACCACTGCCAATAAAGGAGGTGTCTTTTCTTCTGTCATGGCAGAAGTCCTTCCGGGATTCCTTCTCGGGGACCAATATGAGGGTGCACTGATTGAGGATTCTAAGGTGGGCGGCGCCCTGATTCGGGAAATTATAGGTCTTATTGAAACCCATGTGGCCGCAGAAACAAAGATTCTACTCCACCGATGTGACGCAGATCAGGGCATTCCGTTGTTGGCCCAATCAGAGAAGGCCGGCGAAGATATTTTATCCCTTCAGCAAACATTTCACACCAGGCTCAACACCATGTTAAAACAAAAAAGTCTGGTCTGGAAAATCCTGGCGGCATATATCCCCCAAACCTTGGTTCAAGTGGTAGGCAAAAAACGAATCATCGATATCCTGAATAGCGATGCCATGCAGGCGTATCGGGACGCCATCATCACCAAACAACTGGCGGCCAAAGCATTTTATCGGTTCGGTTCGGAATGGGACAGTTTTACGTCAGCGCTTGAAAAAAAATTTACCGGCACGGTAGCCGATCTGGCGGCCTGCCCCTGTCCGGAGTTCACTATTGAGGGGGATGGCACCATTACCATTCCGGATACAAAAAAAGCGGCTGCAAGGGAATTTCCCTGCAGCCGCTAA
- a CDS encoding GAF domain-containing protein codes for MKTHELHYETITRLTTAISQCKEQEEVAMITAESVKSVFNAKGCCIFLVNRETGELGLMGSSGLSQEYLKKGPTHFKQAIKEAKDAVPIAIYDVMDDPRIEYPDAAKKEGIASLLGVPIISHNKVIGALRLYTAEPWEFSQDDVTVIQAVALICGMAMDMCRMYKGYKTSIEVLKNMRDSSSFNVNKWTPYEGVPTSVDQSICDY; via the coding sequence ATGAAGACCCACGAACTTCATTACGAAACCATCACCCGTTTGACCACCGCGATTTCCCAGTGCAAAGAACAAGAGGAAGTTGCGATGATTACCGCCGAAAGTGTAAAAAGCGTGTTCAATGCCAAGGGCTGCTGTATTTTTCTGGTCAACAGGGAGACCGGGGAACTGGGACTGATGGGTTCATCCGGTCTGAGCCAGGAATATCTCAAAAAAGGGCCGACCCACTTTAAACAGGCAATCAAAGAAGCCAAGGATGCGGTTCCCATTGCCATTTACGATGTCATGGACGATCCTCGGATTGAGTATCCTGACGCAGCAAAAAAAGAAGGGATCGCATCATTGCTGGGTGTGCCCATTATCAGCCATAACAAAGTCATCGGTGCATTACGGCTTTACACTGCCGAACCATGGGAATTTTCCCAGGATGATGTCACCGTAATCCAGGCGGTGGCGCTGATTTGTGGTATGGCCATGGATATGTGCCGGATGTACAAAGGGTATAAAACCAGTATTGAAGTATTGAAAAACATGAGGGATTCATCGAGTTTCAATGTCAACAAATGGACCCCGTATGAAGGGGTCCCCACCAGTGTTGACCAGTCCATCTGTGATTATTAG
- a CDS encoding glycosyltransferase — MVTSQKTIGNRKKFAALACILSVVAAACLYGTGGSSGSQFLRGMPWGGTLVVLFSVLCSLAMAELVWRIILVLRYRPMTSVSDDQLPTCTIVVPAYNEGRQVYDTLKSLAASNYPKEKIQLIAVDDGSADDTWQWIKRAKRKLTLPVLTIRQPKNQGKRQALYDGFKKSSGKILVTVDSDSMVEADTLRNLVTPFSNPQVGAVAGNVRVLNQTQGIIPRMVDIAFVFSFDFMRASQSMYRTVTCTPGALSAYRKSAVMNVLDKWRNQTFLGRPANIGEDRAMTNMILRQGYHVVFQQNARVFTEVPVAYSQLCKMYLRWARSNVRETIAMTAFIFTRFRQDSMLGARITLVSDVLKLTVAQIFFLISWGLILWHPAIFGSKTIIGIVLGSSLSATIYAWKFGRISSILAFAYGFFFFIGLTWIKPYALFTPHNSHWLTRACPKVNPDTDIHQQMNARQLT, encoded by the coding sequence ATGGTAACGTCCCAAAAAACAATCGGAAATAGAAAAAAATTTGCAGCTCTTGCCTGTATTCTGTCAGTTGTCGCAGCGGCCTGTCTGTATGGCACCGGCGGCTCATCCGGTTCTCAATTTCTTAGAGGAATGCCATGGGGAGGTACCTTGGTCGTGCTATTTTCCGTTCTTTGCTCTCTGGCCATGGCAGAACTGGTATGGAGAATCATCCTGGTACTCAGATACAGGCCAATGACAAGTGTGTCCGATGATCAACTGCCCACCTGTACAATCGTAGTTCCCGCTTACAATGAAGGCCGTCAGGTATATGATACCCTTAAAAGCCTTGCAGCCAGCAACTATCCCAAAGAAAAAATTCAATTGATAGCCGTGGATGACGGCAGTGCGGACGACACCTGGCAATGGATTAAACGGGCCAAAAGAAAGCTTACTTTACCGGTTCTGACCATACGCCAGCCCAAGAACCAAGGAAAACGCCAAGCCCTCTATGACGGATTTAAAAAAAGTTCCGGCAAGATACTGGTAACCGTGGACAGTGATTCTATGGTGGAAGCCGACACCCTTAGAAATCTGGTAACGCCTTTCTCAAATCCCCAGGTCGGCGCTGTTGCCGGTAATGTTCGGGTGCTCAATCAAACCCAGGGTATTATCCCCCGTATGGTAGACATTGCATTTGTGTTCAGCTTTGATTTCATGCGTGCCAGCCAGAGCATGTACCGCACAGTGACCTGTACGCCGGGTGCTCTGTCTGCTTACCGTAAATCTGCGGTAATGAATGTGCTTGATAAGTGGCGGAATCAGACTTTTCTTGGGCGACCCGCCAATATCGGCGAGGATCGCGCAATGACAAACATGATTCTTCGTCAGGGATATCATGTGGTATTTCAACAGAATGCCAGGGTCTTTACCGAAGTCCCGGTGGCTTATTCCCAGCTTTGTAAAATGTACTTAAGATGGGCCCGAAGCAATGTGCGTGAAACCATTGCCATGACAGCCTTTATCTTTACACGGTTTCGTCAAGACTCAATGCTTGGGGCGCGGATCACTCTGGTTTCCGACGTGCTCAAACTTACCGTTGCCCAGATTTTTTTCTTGATCTCATGGGGATTGATTCTATGGCATCCGGCCATATTCGGAAGTAAAACCATTATCGGTATTGTGCTGGGTTCCAGCCTGTCCGCCACAATCTACGCCTGGAAATTCGGCAGGATATCTTCAATACTTGCATTTGCTTATGGATTTTTCTTTTTCATCGGCCTGACCTGGATCAAGCCCTATGCCCTGTTTACTCCTCATAATTCCCATTGGCTGACTCGAGCCTGTCCAAAGGTCAATCCGGACACGGACATTCACCAGCAAATGAACGCCCGGCAATTGACCTGA
- a CDS encoding sigma-70 family RNA polymerase sigma factor, whose amino-acid sequence MESTYQKYNSLSDGQLIDAIISEDRRAIEFLLINCMGAKFKHMCRIYPHAGVEPEDLTQEIFRKMMNNDWQMLRSFRGSGFNNRRCRLTTYITVIAARWIKKKNDRGMKETSFTGAHLYNKGSNSEPEIEDFQGKHLSRKKELGADLIKLIMELEKSRERVVLIEYKLKERPIKEVASMLKTTENNIYNIAHRAMKNLRPVLVKGGYHE is encoded by the coding sequence ATGGAATCGACATATCAAAAATATAACTCATTAAGTGATGGGCAATTGATTGACGCCATCATTTCAGAAGACCGACGGGCAATAGAGTTTTTGCTAATAAATTGCATGGGCGCAAAGTTTAAACATATGTGCAGGATCTATCCCCATGCAGGTGTAGAACCGGAAGATTTAACCCAGGAAATTTTCAGAAAGATGATGAACAATGACTGGCAGATGCTTCGCTCTTTCCGAGGAAGTGGGTTTAATAATCGTCGATGCCGGCTGACTACCTATATTACAGTCATTGCGGCCCGGTGGATTAAAAAGAAAAACGACAGAGGAATGAAAGAAACATCTTTTACCGGTGCTCATTTATATAATAAGGGATCAAATAGCGAACCTGAAATAGAGGATTTTCAAGGTAAGCACCTGAGCAGAAAAAAAGAACTTGGGGCAGATTTAATTAAATTGATCATGGAGTTGGAAAAATCCAGGGAACGGGTCGTACTGATTGAGTACAAGCTTAAAGAACGACCGATAAAAGAGGTGGCTTCAATGCTTAAAACAACCGAGAACAACATATATAACATTGCCCACCGTGCCATGAAGAATCTTCGTCCCGTTCTGGTGAAAGGAGGGTATCATGAATAA